The genomic stretch TCACGCGGGCGCCGGCACTACCGCGGCCGGGCTGCGGGCCGGGGTTCCGGCGGTGCCCGTGCCGATCCAGTTCGACGAGGGCTTCTGGGCGGAGCGGCTGGTCACCCTCGGTGTGGCGCCACGCCGGGTGCCGCTGCGCGCTCTGACGGCGCAGGTCCTGGCCCCGGCCCTCGACCGTGCCGTACGCGATCCCGCGCACCGGGAGCGGGCACAGGCCCTGGGCCTGCGGATCCGGCAGGAGGACGGCACGGCGCCGGTGCTGGCGGCGGTGGAGCGGCTCGCGGGGTAGGGACGTCCGCCGCGCCGGTCGCGCGATCTCCGCCACATGGAGTTGATCTCTGTGGCGCCTCGCCCGACAGAGAGGAACAATCCCCCACGGAACGGGAACCGATCCGATGGAAGAGGGACCTCGCATGGACGAGCAGGACCAGCGATTCGACGTCGTCGTACTCGGCGCCGGGCCCGGCGGCTATGTCGCCGCCGTCCGCGCCGCGCAGCTGGGCAAAAGCGTCGCGGTCGTCGAGGAGAGGTACTGGGGCGGGGTGTGCCTGAACGTGGGCTGCATCCCCACCAAGGCCCTGCTGCGCAACGCCGAACTGGCGCACATCTTCACCCACGAGGCGAAGACCTTCGGCATCAAGGTCGACGGACAGGTGTCCTTCGACTACGGCGAGGCGTTCCGCCGCAGCCGCAAGGTCGCCGACGGCCGGGTCAAGGGCGTCCACTACCTGATGAAGAAGAACAAGATCACCGAGTTGGACGGCCGCGGCACCTTCCTCGACCCGCACACGCTCCAGGTCACCGACTACGACGGCAATGCCCGGACCATCGGCTTCGAGCACTGCATCATCGCCACCGGGGCCACGCCCAAGCTGCTGCCCGGCACCAAGCGCAGCTCGCGGGTGGTGACCTACGAGGAGCAGATCCTCGCCGAGGACCTGCCGCAGTCGATCGTCATCGCGGGCGCCGGTGCCATCGGCATCGAGTTCGCCTACGTCCTGCACCACTACGGCGTGAAGGTCACCGTCGTCGAGTTCCTGGACCGCATGGCGCCCCTGGAGGACGTCGAGGTCTCCGCCGAACTCGCCCGCCAGTACCGCAAGCTGGGCATCGACGTCCTCACCTCCACGCGTGTGGACGCCATCGACGAGTCGGGTCCTCAGGTCCGGGTCACGGTCACGGGCAAGGACGGCGCGCAGCGGATCCTGGAGGCCGACAAGGTCCTCCAGGCCATCGGCTTCGCCCCGAACGTCACCGGCTACGGCCTGGAGAACACCGGCGTGACGGTCACCGAGCGGGGTGCCGTCGACGTCGACGGCCGCTGCCGCACCTCCGTCCCGCACATCTACGCCATCGGCGACGTGACCGCGAAGCTGATGCTCGCGCACAGCGCCGAGGCGATGGGCGTGATCGCCGCCGAGACGATCGCCGGTGCGGAGACCATGGAGCTGGACTACGCGATGATCCCGCGCGCCACCTACTGCCAGCCCCAGATCGCCAGCTTCGGCTACACCGAGGCCCAGGCCCGCGAGCTGGGCTACGACGTCAAGGTCGCCAAGTTCCCCTTCACCGCCAACGGCAAGTCCCACGGTCTCGGGGACACGACCGGGTTCGTGAAGCTGATCAGCGATGCGAAGTACGGCGAGCTCATCGGCGGCCATCTGATCGGCCCGGACGTCACCGAGCTGCTGCCGGAACTCACCCTGGCCCAGCAGTGGGACCTCACGGTCCACGAGGTCGCGCGCAACGTCCACGCCCACCCGACGCTCGGCGAGGCCGTCAAGGAAGCCGTGCACGGACTTGCCGGCCACATGATCAACATGTGACCCGCGGCGGCGGCTACGTCTCCTGCCACCCCACCGGGCGCAGAATCGCCAGCAGTTGGCGGACGAGTTCCTCCACGACCTGGTCCAGGGTGGCGTCGACCCAGCCCGCGCTCCAGTCGTGCAGCAGGCCGTTGACGCTGCCGATGAACGCGGCCGCGGCGAGGCGGTAGTCACGCTGGGCCGCCTCGCCGCGGGCGGCGGCGGCCCGCGCCTCG from Streptomyces davaonensis JCM 4913 encodes the following:
- the lpdA gene encoding dihydrolipoyl dehydrogenase is translated as MDEQDQRFDVVVLGAGPGGYVAAVRAAQLGKSVAVVEERYWGGVCLNVGCIPTKALLRNAELAHIFTHEAKTFGIKVDGQVSFDYGEAFRRSRKVADGRVKGVHYLMKKNKITELDGRGTFLDPHTLQVTDYDGNARTIGFEHCIIATGATPKLLPGTKRSSRVVTYEEQILAEDLPQSIVIAGAGAIGIEFAYVLHHYGVKVTVVEFLDRMAPLEDVEVSAELARQYRKLGIDVLTSTRVDAIDESGPQVRVTVTGKDGAQRILEADKVLQAIGFAPNVTGYGLENTGVTVTERGAVDVDGRCRTSVPHIYAIGDVTAKLMLAHSAEAMGVIAAETIAGAETMELDYAMIPRATYCQPQIASFGYTEAQARELGYDVKVAKFPFTANGKSHGLGDTTGFVKLISDAKYGELIGGHLIGPDVTELLPELTLAQQWDLTVHEVARNVHAHPTLGEAVKEAVHGLAGHMINM